The following proteins come from a genomic window of Acinonyx jubatus isolate Ajub_Pintada_27869175 chromosome C1, VMU_Ajub_asm_v1.0, whole genome shotgun sequence:
- the LOC106988480 gene encoding 60S ribosomal protein L39-like, whose product MSSHKTFRIKRFLAKKQKQNRPIAPWVRMKTGNKIRYNSKRQNWRRMKLGL is encoded by the coding sequence ATGTCTTCTCACAAGACTTTCAGGATCAAGCGATTCCTtgccaagaaacaaaagcagaatcgTCCCATTGCCCCGTGGGTTCGGATGAAAACTGGTAATAAAATCAGATACAACTCCAAGAGGCAGAATTGGAGAAGAATGAAGCTGGGTCTGTAA